The DNA region CAGCAAAATTTCGAGCGCGCCTATTTGTCTGCCGATGCATCAATGCGCAGTTGGCAAGCGCAATTGAGTGGTGACGACAACCGCGCACAGCGTTTGCTGCAATTTTCTTATCGTGGTAACCCGCACGACCAATGGGTCAGTGGTACCTTAGCCGACAGGATGTTAGCGTCATTGTTAGGCAATGCGGTAAACGCTAGCGTTGAGCAGGAAAATTTGCAACGAATTTTAGCCATTAAACCGGATCATTTGCCAACGCTTGCGGCATTATTACATTTAGCTCGGGATAATGAAGATGACAAGGCAAGCAAAAAATACATTGATCAGCTACATGAGATTAGTCCACTTTACAATGTTACGCCATTACCTGAGGTACTCTGATGTATTTGGAACAGCAAGGTCGCGTTTCACGACACCTCATAGCCTGCCATAATCAAGCCAACAAAGAATCTGTGCAATAGCCATGAATCAGCCATCCTCTGTGACAGAAATTCCGATTATTGTTGTTAACAGCAATAGCCCTGGTCAGAAATTACACCGGCGCCGTAGATGGCTGCAAGTGATAACTGTATTGGCCGCTGTATTGATTCCTTTGTCAGGCTTATTTCGCATCGATGTATTGACAGGTGCCTTCGTTATACTCGACAGGCAGATCGACTTTGGTGATTTTTTTATCATCATGGGTTTTTGGTTGATGGTATCCAGTGCCTTGGTTATTACGTATTCTGCTTTGGGTACCATTTTTTGTGGTTGGTCATGTCCACAAAATACCTTGTCAGAATGGGCTAATTATTGGCATCGACGTTTGCTTGGTAAACGTTCAGAAATAATGCTCGATGGCGCACCGATGAAGGTGTCATCAGGAAAAAATAAATGGCTTAATTGGTTAAGCCTGGGCGCGATATTGCTCGGATTTTCCATGGTCGCTGCTTTGGTGCCAATGCTCTATTTCTATCCTTTGGATATGTTGTGGAATTTTGTTAGCTTTCAGACCGAAGAACGAATGAAAGGGTCTGAGTACTATATTTATAGTATTTGTGTATTGATTATTTTTATTGATGTGGCTTATTTGCGTCATTTCTTTTGTCGTTTTATGTGTGTCTATAAAGTCTGGCAACACTCGTTTAAAACAAAAGAAACACTGCATATTGTGCATGACAGCTCGGCTGCAGATGAGTGCGCGCATTGTAATTTTTGTGAAAGCGCGTGTTTTGTTGAAATTGACCCACGACAAACGCAAACCTATGATGCGTGTATCAATTGTGGCGAATGCATTACAGCATGTGAAAGCATACGCGGCTCACGCAAAACAGGAGCTAGCTTATTGAGTTTTGCTATGGGTCAACCACAAGCAATACAGGAACAGCCACGCAATGCAATGATTACGCTGCGTTCACGCCTATTTTGGATTCTCCCTTTAGTCACATTAGGTTTGGGGATGTTTGTCTGGGGGTTGGTGAGCTATGAACCCTACCGCTTTTCGGTCTATCATAGTGATACAGCGCAAGGGCGCGAGATTAATGAGTATCGTATATCGCTTGCGCATAAGTTCTATAAACCAAGTGAGGTTGCGGTGGCCATAGAAGGCTTGCCTGAGGGTAGTTATCAACTGGAGTCTGATATTATGGTGTTCGACACCGCGCAGCGAAAATACTTGAAATTTTATATCAGTGATGAGTTGGCGCCGGGCTTTTACCCATTTTCAGTCAAAGTAAAATCGAACAATAATGATTGGCAAAGTAGTTTTCGGGTTCATCATATTTCGGTGAAAGAAAAATGACGACTAAGCAAACAGATCAAGCGAACACAGATAACTCTGTGGCCGATGATCCGGCAACAAACGATGTTGCCTCAACCTCAACGCAATCAGAGTGGGGTAAAGAGGCAGAGGATTTTTACGGTTATAGTTCGGAAGAAGAGCGCCTAGCCAAGCGTGGACTTGAAGACTGGGAGATGGTTGATAAAATCCCTGAGTCTCAGGCTGACATACCAAAATGGTTTGTTGCTGTGATTATTGCTGTGCTGCTGTTTGCTATTGGCTTGAGTTTTCCTTTCTGGGGGGATCGTGCAGGCTTCGAGCGAGAGTGGTTTAATTGGGGTTTTGCTTTGGCATTGGTTTATATCGCTATTTCTTCAGGGTTTATTTATATCATGTTAAGTCTCTACGGTTCAAAGGCAGGTGGACGCTTAGATTCAGATAAAGACATTGTGGAAAAAGATAAAGAAAACGCTGTGCCGGATAAGAGTGATGAGGCAAAAACCAAGTAGATTAGTTTTAGCTGCCGCTTTGGTTTTATGTATTGGTTGTAGTCCAGAGCCAGAAAACCTTACAGAGCTAGAATTGAACAATAATACTGAAAATAATATGGCCAGTGATCATTCCAGAGATGCTCCTAGAGATCATTTCGGCGCTGATGTGCTGAGTCGATATTGTAGTGATTGTCATATCGCGCCTAAAGCACAGACCAAAACAGCGAGCGAGTGGCCAGTAATTATTCAGCGTATGCAAACGTACCGTTCACGCCAGGCAATGCCTATACTCAATGATGCCGAGATTAATGAGATTACCACTTACTTAATTAAACATTCCTCAATTGAACCTTCATGGAACTAATAATATGCGCCAGTTAATATTGCTCGGTTTGTTATGTGCGTTTACTGTGGCTTGCGGTAAAGGTGAACGAGCCCGTATCCCAGCACAATTGTGGAGCGATATTATTTTTAAAATAGAAACGCACCCTTATCCCGTCAAGGCAGGGCACAATGAGATCTGGCTCAAGGCAACTAAAAAAGAGGGTGGCCCGGCGTGGAGTCTGATTGTTTCATTACGTGCTAATAAGTCGGCAGAATGGGTGCAGTCTGTGCAAGATGGTCATATAGGTGTTTTTCGTCGTGCAGTAAAAATTAATGAAGGTGACCAATATCTTTACGTACACATTAGGCGTGGCGACAAAGAGACCGAGTTGCAGTTTGAGCTACCTTGGTCAGAGCAAGAGCAGTAGTAAGTTACTTTTGGCGATTTAGGCGTTGTTGCAAGCGCACACTGGTATGCCAACGACGCAGTAATAAAATCTTATCACCACCACGGTCATCGGCGCAGCGTGGGCAAGTGAGATGGCACAGATACATTTCTTTTGGCAGCTTGCCTTCGTCAAATAAAGCCTGTTGCAGCACGCGCGCGCTATTGCGCAATGTTGCCATCGTACCTTGGTGTATCATGCAGCGCACATTAAAGTCTACAGGAAGATATTTAATTAGTCGTGAAGGTGAATCAGTTGATTCGATTAAGCGCAGAATTTCACCACTGAACATGCCTGTCCTGGTTAAAGCTAGACCTGGCCAGTGTTCTTTTAATTCAAGGTCGGTCACCGCCATAGTTTGGCGCATCATGTAGTGGGTATAACCCAAAGGCATATGTAGAAACATGGGGATTGCTAAAGCGTGGACGCAAT from Gammaproteobacteria bacterium includes:
- a CDS encoding 4Fe-4S binding protein, giving the protein MNQPSSVTEIPIIVVNSNSPGQKLHRRRRWLQVITVLAAVLIPLSGLFRIDVLTGAFVILDRQIDFGDFFIIMGFWLMVSSALVITYSALGTIFCGWSCPQNTLSEWANYWHRRLLGKRSEIMLDGAPMKVSSGKNKWLNWLSLGAILLGFSMVAALVPMLYFYPLDMLWNFVSFQTEERMKGSEYYIYSICVLIIFIDVAYLRHFFCRFMCVYKVWQHSFKTKETLHIVHDSSAADECAHCNFCESACFVEIDPRQTQTYDACINCGECITACESIRGSRKTGASLLSFAMGQPQAIQEQPRNAMITLRSRLFWILPLVTLGLGMFVWGLVSYEPYRFSVYHSDTAQGREINEYRISLAHKFYKPSEVAVAIEGLPEGSYQLESDIMVFDTAQRKYLKFYISDELAPGFYPFSVKVKSNNNDWQSSFRVHHISVKEK